A genomic window from Shewanella vesiculosa includes:
- a CDS encoding RimK/LysX family protein: MTEHSLGIVGWREWGTFPDIGNERVKIKVDTGAKTSCLHAFKIKPFQKNNQKWVRVWLHPDQDSDREVVCEFQVFDRRDVSDSGGHVTKRYVIKTPILIGTQLFDIELTLTNRDHMKFRMLLGRRALEGRFLVNSAESFLAGE; this comes from the coding sequence ATGACTGAACATTCCCTCGGTATTGTGGGTTGGCGTGAGTGGGGCACTTTTCCTGATATTGGCAACGAAAGAGTCAAAATCAAAGTGGATACTGGCGCAAAAACATCTTGTTTGCATGCGTTCAAAATAAAACCGTTTCAAAAAAATAACCAAAAATGGGTTCGAGTCTGGCTGCATCCTGATCAGGATTCTGACCGAGAAGTCGTGTGTGAGTTTCAAGTATTTGATCGCCGAGATGTCAGTGATTCCGGCGGCCATGTAACCAAACGTTACGTGATAAAAACCCCCATTCTTATCGGTACACAACTTTTTGACATCGAACTGACATTGACCAATAGAGATCACATGAAATTTAGGATGTTATTAGGTCGTCGCGCGTTAGAAGGGCGATTTTTGGTTAATTCAGCAGAATCATTTTTAGCAGGAGAATAA